Proteins from a genomic interval of Francisella salimarina:
- the lptG gene encoding LPS export ABC transporter permease LptG, translated as MFLNRIDRYIFKTVFSSFLVVSLIFCILFFIFTYLAQVSNNDTGASNIELIIVTIYQLPGILYTLLPACAMVGALMGLSLLANNSEIIVLRSFGRSTAQIAKGVVLVGIIGSIITMVFGGYIAPVLQKLADSNTVAYNTHDLWLKTSDGFMNISNIDPNGGKAFGIRKFITSDNQVQQVRYAKKAEYVNDATANVFDVSVVTFPNSNAKHISVKENVYKAIWSNPIPISVAKVITINDNDYLNFTQLTKYMLSNSQAKDSISLKFWQEIFQPIALMVLILLSVPLSIGSTRSSTLILKLLLGAFFGFAFFIINQIFGPIALILHLPTIIGAAGPTVVALILLIYLFIKSKET; from the coding sequence GTTTGATCTTTTGTATTTTATTTTTTATTTTCACATATCTAGCACAGGTAAGTAATAATGATACAGGCGCAAGTAACATAGAGCTTATTATAGTAACTATATATCAGTTACCAGGAATCTTATACACATTACTTCCTGCTTGTGCTATGGTGGGAGCACTAATGGGGCTTAGCTTACTTGCAAACAACTCCGAAATAATAGTATTAAGATCTTTTGGTCGCTCTACTGCTCAAATTGCAAAAGGGGTAGTATTAGTCGGTATAATTGGCTCTATCATCACAATGGTTTTTGGTGGCTATATAGCTCCAGTATTACAAAAGCTTGCTGACTCAAACACCGTTGCATATAACACTCACGACTTGTGGCTCAAAACTTCTGACGGGTTTATGAATATCTCAAATATAGATCCTAATGGAGGAAAAGCATTCGGAATAAGAAAGTTTATAACCAGTGATAACCAAGTGCAACAGGTTAGATATGCAAAAAAAGCTGAATACGTAAATGATGCGACAGCAAATGTGTTTGATGTAAGTGTTGTAACATTCCCCAACAGCAATGCCAAACATATAAGTGTCAAAGAAAATGTTTATAAAGCTATCTGGTCTAATCCAATACCAATATCTGTAGCTAAAGTTATTACTATCAACGATAATGATTATCTAAACTTTACTCAGTTAACTAAATATATGCTTTCCAATAGTCAGGCAAAGGACTCTATATCACTAAAATTTTGGCAAGAAATTTTTCAGCCTATAGCTTTAATGGTACTAATACTACTTTCTGTGCCTTTAAGTATAGGATCCACAAGATCATCAACCCTAATACTCAAGCTACTTTTAGGAGCATTTTTTGGATTCGCATTTTTTATTATTAACCAAATATTTGGCCCAATTGCGCTGATTCTGCACTTACCAACAATAATTGGTGCTGCAGGACCTACGGTTGTTGCATTAATATTACTAATTTATCTATTTATAAAATCTAAAGAAACATAA
- a CDS encoding M16 family metallopeptidase, with amino-acid sequence MSINKYSLNNDLSIYIKKDLRAPVTLAQIWYKVGSTYEPTKLTGISHMLEHMMFKGTNKYSKDELNSIVENNGGVQNAFTGFDYTAYYQFWHKKNLELSLSIESSRMSNLLFDENEFIPERKVVLEERNLRVDDKAFSYAFEQFMRLAYQNNSRHTPIIGWREDIENYTLNDLKKWYQQNYAPNNASIVLVGDIDESSAIPMIKDYFGGIPKSKLINIEKEPSLINIGYRHSKVQKSPNDTDAAILGYITPSLTTDYHDNDPFALMILNNIIGSADASVLQQELVRDKNLCCHIDSEYSPFIKGEDLFMITAIANHNQSLDKIQNEIENSIIKLKNNGITQEQLDRAKVTIKADKVFAMDSLETQANLIGSLASINLDVDYYKYLEKLYDVSTSDVNRVLDRYFDKSNLTSLHLLKD; translated from the coding sequence ATGAGCATTAACAAATATTCCTTAAACAATGATTTAAGTATATACATTAAAAAAGATTTGAGAGCTCCCGTCACTCTTGCACAGATTTGGTATAAAGTAGGTTCTACATACGAACCCACTAAACTAACTGGCATATCTCACATGCTTGAACATATGATGTTTAAAGGTACTAACAAATACTCCAAAGATGAGCTTAATAGTATAGTAGAGAATAATGGGGGTGTACAAAATGCATTCACAGGTTTTGATTATACTGCTTACTACCAATTTTGGCATAAAAAAAATCTAGAACTAAGCCTATCTATTGAGTCATCGAGAATGTCTAACCTACTCTTTGATGAAAATGAATTTATCCCTGAAAGAAAAGTTGTACTCGAAGAAAGAAATCTACGTGTAGATGACAAAGCATTTAGCTACGCCTTTGAACAATTTATGAGACTTGCATATCAAAATAATTCACGACACACTCCAATAATTGGTTGGCGTGAAGATATTGAAAATTACACTCTTAATGATCTAAAAAAGTGGTATCAACAAAATTACGCCCCAAATAACGCTAGTATTGTTCTTGTAGGTGATATTGATGAATCATCAGCTATACCTATGATAAAGGATTACTTCGGTGGTATTCCTAAATCTAAATTAATTAATATAGAAAAAGAGCCAAGCTTAATAAATATTGGCTATAGACACTCAAAAGTACAAAAATCACCAAATGATACAGATGCTGCGATATTAGGATACATAACACCCTCGCTAACAACTGATTATCATGATAATGATCCTTTTGCCTTAATGATCCTAAATAATATTATTGGCAGTGCTGATGCATCAGTATTACAACAAGAGCTTGTTAGAGATAAAAATCTATGTTGTCATATTGATAGTGAATACTCTCCCTTCATAAAGGGGGAGGATCTTTTTATGATTACAGCTATAGCAAACCACAACCAAAGCTTAGATAAAATTCAAAATGAAATAGAGAATTCAATTATAAAGCTAAAAAACAATGGTATAACCCAAGAGCAGCTTGATAGAGCAAAAGTAACTATAAAAGCTGATAAAGTGTTTGCTATGGATTCTCTTGAAACTCAAGCAAATTTAATAGGTTCTCTTGCCAGTATAAATCTAGATGTTGACTACTATAAATATCTTGAAAAACTTTATGATGTTTCAACTAGTGATGTTAACCGTGTACTAGACAGATATTTTGACAAATCAAACCTTACATCTCTTCACTTATTAAAGGATTAA